The genomic DNA AAAAAATAGCAAAAAAAATTACGCAATAGATGATAATGATAATTATGAACAAATAAAAAAGAACATAGATAGGATAAGAAATAATAATTATAGTACATGACTAAGAGATAATTTTGATTTAAATAATTAAAATTTTAAAAAGATATAGATACGTCAATATGTATTAAGAATTGGGATATCCCAATTCTTTTTGTATAAAGTAAGAAATTAAATACATACAAAAGATTGTATATTTTTTAAATCTGTACCAAAATACATCCACCAAAATCCAGTCCATCGATAACCTGAAATAGATCTCCTACCTATATATACAGGATAAAACCAAAAGTTATCTCCATTGTTTAGCCAAATATAAGTGAATTTGTTCTTACATCTCCAAATAGATCCAGGATCAACAGCTCTAGGTTGTTTAGGTGGAAGCATTGATGGGGGAGGAGATGTAGGAGGAGGTGGCATTTGTGATGGAGGTTGAGGACTAAATGGAGGTTGAGGACCAAATGGTGGTTGAGGACCAAATGGTGGAAATAAAGGTGGCATAAACATAGCATACACTCCTTTCCTAGTGTGTACTATATTATATTCTCGAAAAAATGAAATGTGTATATGCATATGATATACTGAGAAAAATAAAATATAGAAAGATCATAATACTAAATATTACATATTAAAAATTTAGTAAATTTATGAGTGAATTATTCCGATAAAAAATTTAAGGAGGGAAAGGACAATGATTTTAGTAACTACAGATTTTATCACCGGAAAAAAAATAGAGACAATAGGTCTTGTAAAAGGAGCTACTGTAAGAGCAAAGCACGTTGGAAAAGACATTATGAGTGGACTTAAAACTTTAGTAGGAGGAGAAATCACTTCTTACAGAGAAATGATGGAGGAAGCCAGAGAAATTGCTACTAATAGAATGATAGAAGAAGGAAGGGCATTAGGAGCAGATGGAATTGTAAATATAAGATATGCAACAAGTGCCATTATGCAGGGAGCAGCAGAAGTAATGGTTTATGGTACTGCTGTTAAGTTCATAGAAGAATAGATGTATAAAAGAAGCTATGAAACTATAGCTTCTATTTATATATATGGAAAGAATAAAAACTTAAGGTTATTTTAATATTTATGTTGTAAAATAGAATAAAATAGGGAAAAAGTCATGTATTAGAGGAATGTAATAAATTTGTAAAGAATTTATGGTTATTTTGTTATATACTAATATATGGAAAAGGGGGTGTTTTTATCAAAAACGCAATAGAAATAAAGGATGTTCGAAAAGTATATAGAGTAGGAGACGAAAAAGTAGTTGCACTCAATCATGTTTCCCTGGAAATCAAGCAAGGAGAAGTTTGTTGTTTCTTAGGAACATCAGGTTCAGGGAAATCAACACTATTAAATCTTATGGCAGGTCTTGAAAAGCCTACAAAAGGAACAATCAAAATTAACGGACATTTTATTCAAAAAATGAATGAAAAACAACTTGCTAAATTTAGACAAAAGTATGTTGGATTCATTTTTCAATCTTATAACTTACTTCCTGCATTAACAGCCCTTGAAAATGTTAGTTTACCCCTTACATTTAGAGGAATAGGAAAAAGAAAGAGAGCAGAAATATCAAAAAAAATGTTAGAAGCTGTTGGACTAAAAAAATATATCACTCATAAGCCTACGCAGATGAGTGGAGGTCAACAACAAAGGGTAGGGATCGCAAGAGCATTTGTAAGCTATCCTCCTATTGTTTTTGCAGATGAGCCTACAGGAAATTTGGATTCAAAAACGACTCATGAAGTAATGAAGTTAATGCTTGAAATGGCAAGAGAGCATAATGAGACATTGATTATTGTAACACATGATAAAAGTATCGCAGAATATGCAGATAAAATTGTCTATATATTAGATGGAGATATACAAAAAGTAGAAGAAAAGAACAAGGGGGAGAATTATGAGAAAGAAGGTAGTTAGTTTATTTTTTGTTTTTTTGTTAATGGTGAGTATATTACCTATTCATCAAATGGCGTATGCAGAAGGACCTAAATTGGTCATAGGAAGAAATACGTCTACACCAACTTTTCAGCCTGGTGAAGATATAAGACTAGGTATTCCTGTAGAAAATATTGGATCAGAAAGTGTAAGCGATGTAGTTATATCTTTAGATACAAGTGATTTAAAAAATTTTCCTTTTGTAATAGATAAAATGACTACAACAAAAAGAATTTCATCTATCCATGGACATAGTGATGAAGATGTAGGATTTTATTTAAAAGTAGCTATGGATGCAGAAAGCAAAACATATCCAATAAAGGTGAATATGAGCTATGATTCAGAAAGTGGAGGAGGCAGTGCTGCTGAAACCATTTATGTAAAAATTGAAGACAATTCAAAAAAACCTTCATTAGAAGTAAAGGATGTAAAATTTAAAGGTGGAAGCGTTTTTAGTGGACAAAGTACCAATATGGAAATAGATCTTAGAAATGAAGGAGAAACTTTAGCAAAGGATATAGAGCTTAAATTTGAAGGATTAAAGGCAAATGAAATTCGCTTAGATAAGTACATGGAAAAGAAAAAGATTCAACAAATACAACCAAAACATTTTGAAACTGTATCTTTTCCTATTTCAGCAAGTAAGGAGTTAGCAACAGGAACTTATGAATTAGAATTGGTTATGAGCTATAAAGATCAATATGATCATATTTATGAAAAAAAGGCAAAAGTATATGTACCAGTAGATGGAGCAGGAGATCAGGAATTAGATTTTTCTTTTGAAAAACTTACATATCCTAAAGAGGGTGTAAAGACGGGTCAAGATTTTATCGTTGCATTTGATCTGAAAAATTCATCAGATCAAGATGCAAAAAATGTAAAAGTAACAGTAGATGGAGGAGAATTTATATTACCTAAATCGGCTTCTATCAAAAATATAAAGAATATTGCTGCTGGACAAATGAATCATTTAGAATTTAAATTTTTTGCAAAAGATGGAGCAGAATCAAAAAATTATCCTATTCAAATCAAAGTAGAATATGGACTCAAAAGTTCCAAGGCAGAAGATATGCGTTCTATGAGTCAGTATGTAGGGGTATATGTTGTGGGAGATAATTCTAAGCTTACTCCTAAAATTATTGTAGATAATTATAACTTTGGAGGAGAATATGTAAAAACAGGAGAGGACTTTTTATTAAATGTTTCTTTTTATAACACAAATAAAAGCAATACTATAAGCAATATTAAAGTGAGTTTAAGTTCAGAAGGAGAAATATTTACTCCTGTAGGAAGTAGTAATTCCTTTTATATAGATGAAATCAAAGCAAAGGGACATGTACAAAAGACAATCAAATTAAAACCAAAAGTAGATGCAGAGCAAAAAACTTATGGTTTGAATGTAGATATTGAATATGAAGATCATAATGGAAAACAATATACAGCAAAAGAAAATATTGGTATTCCTGTAGTTCAAGACTTACAACTTATGATTGAGCAAGTAGAAATTCCACCAGAAGTATTTGCAGGAACCCCTACTGGTATATCTGTAGCATTTTATAATACAGGAAGAAGTCTTCTTCGTAATGTAATGATTAAAACAGTAGGAGATTTTGAAATCAAAGATGGAAATGTTTATTTAGGAAATTTAGAGTCTGGAAAAGATGACTACTACGATGTAACTATTACGCCAAGTAAAGAAGGAAAATTTAAAGGAAAAATTATTTTTGAATATGATGATACTACAGGCAAACATTATATAACAGAAAGAGAATTTGAAATCAATGCAATGAAGGAAGAGATGCCTCCTATGCCAGAAGATGAAATGGGTATGCCAGAAGATGGTGAAAAAAATCCTAATAAAAAGTGGATTATTATTTCTATTGTAGGAGTAGGAATAGCTATAGTAGGATTTGTATTTTATAGAAAGCGTAAGAAAAGAAAAGCTGAGGAAGTGAGTATAGATGAATAGTATAGACCTTTTTAAAATGGGTTTTCATAATCTATGGAGAAAAAAGACAAGAACTTTTCTTACGGTTTTAGGAGTAGTGATAGGAACAAGCTCTATTGTTGTTATGTTATCATTAGGAATTGCAATGGATCAAAGTTTTCAAGAATATATTGATAGTATGGGAAGTTTAAATATTATTGAAGTAGATGGTTCAGGAAGATATTATATGGAGGAGTCATCTTCTAAAAATCAAAAGGAAGTACCATTAAATGATGATACTGTATCTAAAATAGAAGGAATAGAAGGAGTCAAGGCTGTTATGCCTATTAAAAGGGCAAATATGAAGATGGCAGTAGGCAAAATGATAGGTTATGTAAATGTTATAGGAATTGATCCCAATATTATGGAAGAATTTGATTTTAAGATAGACAGAGGAAGACTTTTGCTTCCTACAGATAAAGAAGTCATGATTTTTGGTAGTCGAGTTGCTTTTGACTTTAGAAATCCAAGACTAAGAAATGACAATGATGGGTTTTCAGATAAACCTCCTGTAGATTTAATTAGTAATAAAATGATTTTAACTTCAGATATGGATTATGGAGAAAGAAGAAGCAATTCTGAAAAAGATAAGGATTATAAGCCTCCAAAACCTCATGAAGTAAAAGGAGTAGGAATATTAACAGAAAGTAATGATGATAAAGGCTGGAATGCTTATATGAATATGACATCATTTAAAAAAATATTGAAAGAAGATGCAAAGTTTAATCGTGATAATAATCGATCAAGAGAAAAAAGTAAAGATGAATATGAAAGTTTAAAAGTAAAGGTAGAAAATATTGAGCAAGTAGAAAAAGTACAAGAACAATTAAAAGGAATGGGACTTCAAACTTATAGCTTAACAGATATGTTAAAGTCTATGAAGGAACAATCAAGAAAGATGCAAGCCATATTAGGAGGAATTGGAGCGGTTAGTTTATTGGTTGCAGCCATTGGAATTACTAATACTATGATTATGAGTATTTATGAAAGAACTAGAGAAATAGGAGTGATGAAAGTATTAGGAGCCAATCTTCCTGATATTAAAAAATTATTTCTAATAGAAGCTGCTATGATTGGTTTTGTAGGTGGGATATGTGGACTGGTATTTAGTTATTTAGTATCTTATGGACTTAATCAAATTGGAGGAGGATTTATGGGTGGTATGGGAGGAGAAACGGGTATTTCGGTGATTACTCCTATATTATCAGGATCTGCACTTATCTTTTCTACAATTGTAGGAATTGTATCAGGATATTTGCCAGCAAGAAGAGCTATGAATTTAAGTGCATTAGAAGCAATAAAGACAGAATAAGAGAAGGATTTCCTTCTCTTATTCTGTTTTTTACTATTAGGTTTTAAACTTCTGTTGGAGATTCTTCTGGAGGGAGTTTCTCCATAGTGATTCCTGTAAAACCATAGAATATGGAAACTAATGGATTGATGAGATTTAAAAATGCATATGGTAAATAAACAAATGGATGAATGCCTAAAGCGGTAGTCATAAAAGCTCCGCAAGTGTTCCAAGGAACTAAAGGAGATGTAATGGTACCAAAGTCTTCAAGACATCTAGATAAGTTTTTAGGATGGAGTCCTTTATCTCTAAAGATATCTTTATACATTCTTCCAGGAATTACGACAGATAAATATTGATCTCCTGTAGCTAAATTACAGAAAAGGCAAGTGAAGAATGTTGCAACTACAATAGACCCTGTACTTTTAGCAAAGGATAATATTTTTTGTGCAATAGCATTGAGCATTCCAGAACTCTCCATAACTCCTCCGAACGACAGGGCAATTAAAATTAAAGATACAGTCCACATCATGCCATGTAGTCCACCGCCAGAAAGTAAGGCATCTATAGATTCTACACCTGTTTCAGAAACATATCCCTTATGAGCAGCTTGGATAATTTCAGTCATTCCAGCACCTTGGAATATACCTGCAAATATAGCACCAAGTAGTGTTCCTCCAAATAAACCAGGAAGGGCTGGAACTTTAAATACTACCATTAAAATAACTAAAATAGGAGGAATGATTAATAGAGGATTAATAGTGAAGTTAGCATTAAGAGCATCTAGCATTACATTGATTCCAGCTACATCTAGTTCTTTTCCTGCATATTTTATACCTAATATTCCAAATAATACACAAGATATAAGCATACTAGGTCCAGTAGTGTAACACATATGTCTAATGTGTTCAAATAGTGTAGTACCAGCCATGGCAGGAGCTAAATTTGTAGTGTCAGAAAGAGGGGACATTTTATCTCCAAAATAAGCACCTGAGATAATAGCACCAGCAATAACTGGAGAAGGAATACCAAGACCTGTACCCACTCCGATCAAGGCAATACCTACTGTACCAGCAGTTGTCCAAGAGCTTCCTGTTGCGATGGATACAATAGAACAAATGATACAAGTTGCAATTAAGAATATACCAGGAGAAATAATTTTTAAACCATAATAAATCATAGCAGGTACAACACCAGATAAAATCCAAGTACCCATAATACAACCAATGATCATAAGAATAAGAATAGATTGCATACCCATTTTAATAGTACTTAAAATACCTTCTTCAAGATCTTCCCACTTTTGACCAGATGTTACTGCTACTAAGGATGCAAAAGCTGTTGTAGTTAAAAGTGGAATATGTGGATCTCCATCAAAGAACATCAAGCCTCCGATTAAAGCTACGACTAAAAATGCGATAACCAATAGAGCTTTTCCTAAACTGACCTTCGAACCATTGGATTCCATAAAATCATTCCCCCTTTTGAAATTTATTAGAATTTAAAAAATAATGAAATCCATATTCAGTATATATAAAAAATGAATGAAAATCAATAAAAAAATTCAATTAAAACAAAAATTAGAAAATTTAAAAAATGAATCTATATACAAATGAAAGAAAAAATTAGATATAAAACAAAAAAAAGAAACTGAAAAATGATGAAATTGGTAAATGATATGAAAAAAAACAAGAAAGAAGCATAAGAATAATGTGAAAAATGAATAAATGGAGAATAAATATAAAAGTCAAAAAAATGAAATTTAATTTTAAATATTATGTTGTGGAATAGAAGGAATAAATTTTTAATAGCATGGAGATATAATATATACATAGGTAGATACCTTCTTTTATTGACAAATATAAAAGCAATAGTATAATGTAAATAGCAAATGCCAACAATTATACTGGAGGGATAAAAAATGAATATACAAAAAGAAAAACCACAAGAAGGAACACATATAAAAAAGATTATTGCTATTATGAGTGGAAAGGGAGGAGTAGGAAAATCTTCTGTTACCTCTTTGATGGCTATCTCTTTACAAAATAAAGGATATAAAGTAGGAATTATGGATGCGGATATTACAGGACCTAGTATTCCTAAAATATTTGGAATCAATCATGAGAGAGCTTTTTCTGATGGACAAGCTATATTACCTGTAAAAACTTTATCTGGTATAAAGGTTATGTCTTTAAATTTATTAGTCAAAGAAGAAGATGATCCAGTAGTATGGAGAGGTCCTATGATCTCAGGTACAGCAAAGAGATTTTTTACAGATGTAGCATGGGGAGAATTAGACTTTTTATTAATTGATATGCCACCAGGAACAGGAGATGTACCTCTTACTATTATGCAGTCTCTTCCTGTAGATGGAATTGTAGTAGTATCTTCTCCTCAGGATTTAGTAAAATTGATCGTAAAGAAATCTGTAAATATGGCAAAAATGATGGGTACACCTATTTATGGTATTGTAGAAAATATGAGCTATTTTATGTGCCCGAACTGCAATGAAAAGCATTATATTTTTGGACAAGGAAGAGTAGAAGAGGCAGCAAAGGAAATAGGAATAGAAGTACTCTACAGCCTTCCTATTGATCGTGAATTTGTTTCTCTTTGTGATGAGGGAAAAGTCGAATTATATGGTAAAATAGAATTTGGAAGATGTGAAGAATTTGCACAAAAAATAGAAGAAAAAGTAGGAGGTAAGAAATAATGAAAATAGCTATTTCAGTTTTAGAAAAAGAAATGGATGCGATGATGGATGCCAGATTTGCAAGATGTTCATATTTTGCAATTGTAGACATGCAAAAAAATGAATGTGAATGGATAGAAAATCAAGGTACAGCGGCTTGCCATGGTGGAGCTGTACTTACTGCACAACAAGTAGTAAGCCAAGGAGTAGAAGCACTTATTACAGGGTTTGTAGGACCTAATGCTATGAAAGTATTAGAAGAAGGAAATGTGAAAGTGTATAGGGGAAAAGGTGGTACCGTAGAGGATGAAATCACTTTATATGAAGAAGGAAAGCTTGAAGCTTTACAGGCAGCTATACAAGGAAGTACATGTAGTTTTCATGAATAAGTAGGAGGTGTAGATTTGCCTAGACCTACAAAACCTAGAAAAATTGCATTTATGCCGGAAAGCAGGTATTTTATTCCTGTAGGGAAAGGAAAGTGTAATCTTGAGGAGATACAGCTTAAGCTTGAAGAATTAGAGGCCATGAGGCTTAAAGACATAGAAAAACTCTCGCAAGAAGAATGTGCAGAAAAGATGCATATTTCAAGACAAACCTTTCAGCTCATTATTGATGAGGCAAGAAAAAAAGTAGCGGAGGCTCTCACGGAAGGAAAGGCTATTTTAATAGAAGGTGGCAATTATACTTTAAATATATGCAAATATGAATGTAAAAGCTGTGGACATATATTTTGTGAAGCTTATGAAAAAGAAATTCATGTTTGTCCTGTATGTAATGAGAAAGAAGTTTCATGTTTAGAGCAAGGTAAATTTTGTAGAAGAAGATGTGAAAAGGGTTGGTGTAGACAAGACAAAGAATAAGTTAAGAATTTTCTTGGCTTATTCTTTATTTTTTCTTAGAATATAAAATAATAGAGTTTGAATAAAATTAAATATCTATGGAGAGGAAATAGGTTATGTCAGTAATTACAAAAATTGAACAACAAAAAAATCAAAAAAGGATTAATCTATATATAGATGATGAATTTTTTATGGGAATGGATTTGGAAATTTTTTATAAGCTGCATTTAAAAGAAGGACAATGTATAGATCAAGAAAAAATAAAAGAAATCATTCATGAGGAAATGTATCTAAAAGCAAAAAATAAATCGCTTCAGTTTTTAAAATTTAGTGGACGCACTCAAAAAGAAATGGAGAAAAAATTAAAGGATCAAGGATATGAGGATCATATTATACATAGAGTGATAAATTTTTTAATGGAATATGGATGGATTAATGATGAAGAAATGGCAAAATACCTAGTGAAAAGTAAATTAGAAGGAAAAAAATACGGAAAAAATAGAATCAAACAAGAATTACAACAAAAAGGAGTAGAGAATGAGTGGATTGAGAATGCGTTGGAAGAAGAGTTTAACGAAGAAAAGGAATACGAAAATGCACGATTGTTAGCTTTAAGAAAAAGAAAAAGTATAAAAGATGAAGATTCTAGAAAGATTTATGAAAAAATAGGAAGATATTTAGTTTATAAAGGATATGGATATGATTTGATTCGAAAAGTTTTAGACGAGATATTAAAGAAAAATTAAATGATTGATTTAAATAAGTGTGTTGGTAAATATTACAGTATTTTAATATATGGTTTTGCTGTAAATTGTTGACCTTTTTGCTATTTGTATGTATTATTATACACATAAGAAGTATTTTTATAAGACAAAATTAGACAGGGGGCGACAAGCATGGATGAAAACAAAAAGAAAAGGTTTTCTGTACCAGATACGTATGTAATTATATTTTTTGTAATCTTATTAGCAGCATTTTTAACTTATGTAGTTCCAGTTGGACAATTTGATACTCATGATGTGACATTTACACAAGAAGATGGAACAGAAAAAACAAAAACTGTATTAATACCTGAGAGCTTTAAAATCATTACAGATGATCAGGGACAACCTGTTAAAAATGGAATTAAGTTCTTTGAACCAGGTGGCGAAGTAGGAATTATGAACTATATGTTCGAAGGCTTGGTAAGTGGAGATAAATGGGGTTCAGCAGTAGGAGTAGTAGCCTTTATTTTAGTAATTGGAGGAGCCTTTGGAATTATATTGAAAACTGGTGCAGTAGAGGCAGGAATGTTATCTGTAATTAAAAAAACAAAAGGCTTTGAAATTGCAGTACTACCTATTC from Inediibacterium massiliense includes the following:
- a CDS encoding YbjQ family protein, yielding MILVTTDFITGKKIETIGLVKGATVRAKHVGKDIMSGLKTLVGGEITSYREMMEEAREIATNRMIEEGRALGADGIVNIRYATSAIMQGAAEVMVYGTAVKFIEE
- a CDS encoding ABC transporter ATP-binding protein produces the protein MKDVRKVYRVGDEKVVALNHVSLEIKQGEVCCFLGTSGSGKSTLLNLMAGLEKPTKGTIKINGHFIQKMNEKQLAKFRQKYVGFIFQSYNLLPALTALENVSLPLTFRGIGKRKRAEISKKMLEAVGLKKYITHKPTQMSGGQQQRVGIARAFVSYPPIVFADEPTGNLDSKTTHEVMKLMLEMAREHNETLIIVTHDKSIAEYADKIVYILDGDIQKVEEKNKGENYEKEGS
- a CDS encoding COG1361 S-layer family protein; the encoded protein is MRKKVVSLFFVFLLMVSILPIHQMAYAEGPKLVIGRNTSTPTFQPGEDIRLGIPVENIGSESVSDVVISLDTSDLKNFPFVIDKMTTTKRISSIHGHSDEDVGFYLKVAMDAESKTYPIKVNMSYDSESGGGSAAETIYVKIEDNSKKPSLEVKDVKFKGGSVFSGQSTNMEIDLRNEGETLAKDIELKFEGLKANEIRLDKYMEKKKIQQIQPKHFETVSFPISASKELATGTYELELVMSYKDQYDHIYEKKAKVYVPVDGAGDQELDFSFEKLTYPKEGVKTGQDFIVAFDLKNSSDQDAKNVKVTVDGGEFILPKSASIKNIKNIAAGQMNHLEFKFFAKDGAESKNYPIQIKVEYGLKSSKAEDMRSMSQYVGVYVVGDNSKLTPKIIVDNYNFGGEYVKTGEDFLLNVSFYNTNKSNTISNIKVSLSSEGEIFTPVGSSNSFYIDEIKAKGHVQKTIKLKPKVDAEQKTYGLNVDIEYEDHNGKQYTAKENIGIPVVQDLQLMIEQVEIPPEVFAGTPTGISVAFYNTGRSLLRNVMIKTVGDFEIKDGNVYLGNLESGKDDYYDVTITPSKEGKFKGKIIFEYDDTTGKHYITEREFEINAMKEEMPPMPEDEMGMPEDGEKNPNKKWIIISIVGVGIAIVGFVFYRKRKKRKAEEVSIDE
- a CDS encoding ABC transporter permease, with amino-acid sequence MNSIDLFKMGFHNLWRKKTRTFLTVLGVVIGTSSIVVMLSLGIAMDQSFQEYIDSMGSLNIIEVDGSGRYYMEESSSKNQKEVPLNDDTVSKIEGIEGVKAVMPIKRANMKMAVGKMIGYVNVIGIDPNIMEEFDFKIDRGRLLLPTDKEVMIFGSRVAFDFRNPRLRNDNDGFSDKPPVDLISNKMILTSDMDYGERRSNSEKDKDYKPPKPHEVKGVGILTESNDDKGWNAYMNMTSFKKILKEDAKFNRDNNRSREKSKDEYESLKVKVENIEQVEKVQEQLKGMGLQTYSLTDMLKSMKEQSRKMQAILGGIGAVSLLVAAIGITNTMIMSIYERTREIGVMKVLGANLPDIKKLFLIEAAMIGFVGGICGLVFSYLVSYGLNQIGGGFMGGMGGETGISVITPILSGSALIFSTIVGIVSGYLPARRAMNLSALEAIKTE
- the nhaC gene encoding Na+/H+ antiporter NhaC, whose protein sequence is MESNGSKVSLGKALLVIAFLVVALIGGLMFFDGDPHIPLLTTTAFASLVAVTSGQKWEDLEEGILSTIKMGMQSILILMIIGCIMGTWILSGVVPAMIYYGLKIISPGIFLIATCIICSIVSIATGSSWTTAGTVGIALIGVGTGLGIPSPVIAGAIISGAYFGDKMSPLSDTTNLAPAMAGTTLFEHIRHMCYTTGPSMLISCVLFGILGIKYAGKELDVAGINVMLDALNANFTINPLLIIPPILVILMVVFKVPALPGLFGGTLLGAIFAGIFQGAGMTEIIQAAHKGYVSETGVESIDALLSGGGLHGMMWTVSLILIALSFGGVMESSGMLNAIAQKILSFAKSTGSIVVATFFTCLFCNLATGDQYLSVVIPGRMYKDIFRDKGLHPKNLSRCLEDFGTITSPLVPWNTCGAFMTTALGIHPFVYLPYAFLNLINPLVSIFYGFTGITMEKLPPEESPTEV
- a CDS encoding Mrp/NBP35 family ATP-binding protein translates to MNIQKEKPQEGTHIKKIIAIMSGKGGVGKSSVTSLMAISLQNKGYKVGIMDADITGPSIPKIFGINHERAFSDGQAILPVKTLSGIKVMSLNLLVKEEDDPVVWRGPMISGTAKRFFTDVAWGELDFLLIDMPPGTGDVPLTIMQSLPVDGIVVVSSPQDLVKLIVKKSVNMAKMMGTPIYGIVENMSYFMCPNCNEKHYIFGQGRVEEAAKEIGIEVLYSLPIDREFVSLCDEGKVELYGKIEFGRCEEFAQKIEEKVGGKK
- a CDS encoding NifB/NifX family molybdenum-iron cluster-binding protein, which gives rise to MKIAISVLEKEMDAMMDARFARCSYFAIVDMQKNECEWIENQGTAACHGGAVLTAQQVVSQGVEALITGFVGPNAMKVLEEGNVKVYRGKGGTVEDEITLYEEGKLEALQAAIQGSTCSFHE
- a CDS encoding DUF134 domain-containing protein; its protein translation is MPRPTKPRKIAFMPESRYFIPVGKGKCNLEEIQLKLEELEAMRLKDIEKLSQEECAEKMHISRQTFQLIIDEARKKVAEALTEGKAILIEGGNYTLNICKYECKSCGHIFCEAYEKEIHVCPVCNEKEVSCLEQGKFCRRRCEKGWCRQDKE
- a CDS encoding regulatory protein RecX; its protein translation is MSVITKIEQQKNQKRINLYIDDEFFMGMDLEIFYKLHLKEGQCIDQEKIKEIIHEEMYLKAKNKSLQFLKFSGRTQKEMEKKLKDQGYEDHIIHRVINFLMEYGWINDEEMAKYLVKSKLEGKKYGKNRIKQELQQKGVENEWIENALEEEFNEEKEYENARLLALRKRKSIKDEDSRKIYEKIGRYLVYKGYGYDLIRKVLDEILKKN